The following proteins come from a genomic window of Corallococcus sp. NCRR:
- a CDS encoding 6-phosphofructokinase, which yields MKVAVLTGGGDCPGLNAVIRAIVRRASEHGFEMMGLRDGWKGLLDDNHFRLTRETTSGILHRGGTILGTSRVNPFKVENGLERVKRAIERNGIHAVIAIGGEGTLSAATRMSQEGVRIVGVPKTIDNDLNGTDFTFGFDTAVAIATEAVDRLHSTAESHKRVIVCEVMGRHVGWIATYAGIAGGADVILVPEIPADLEAVAQHLQRRHAGGRTFSIVVVAEGTRIKMSAEQTEQLVTTGALDEAGRPRLGGVGNIVAAEIERRTGFETRVSVLGHIQRGGAPTAHDRVLATRFGVHACDMVARGEFGKMAALRGNEIVSEHLAEATRELKRVPREFFEVAQVFFG from the coding sequence ATGAAAGTCGCCGTGCTCACCGGCGGGGGTGATTGCCCCGGCCTCAATGCGGTCATCCGAGCCATCGTCCGCCGTGCCAGCGAGCACGGCTTCGAGATGATGGGTCTGCGGGATGGATGGAAGGGCCTGCTGGATGACAACCACTTCCGCCTCACGCGGGAGACCACCTCCGGCATCCTCCACCGGGGTGGCACCATCCTGGGCACGTCGCGCGTCAACCCGTTCAAGGTGGAGAACGGCCTGGAGCGCGTGAAGCGCGCCATCGAGCGCAATGGCATCCACGCGGTCATCGCCATCGGCGGCGAGGGCACCCTGTCCGCCGCCACGCGCATGTCCCAGGAGGGCGTGCGCATCGTCGGCGTGCCGAAGACCATCGACAACGACCTCAACGGCACGGACTTCACCTTCGGCTTCGACACCGCGGTCGCCATCGCCACGGAGGCCGTGGACCGGCTGCACTCCACCGCCGAGTCGCACAAGCGCGTCATCGTGTGCGAGGTGATGGGCCGCCACGTCGGGTGGATCGCCACCTACGCGGGCATCGCCGGCGGCGCGGACGTCATCCTCGTCCCGGAGATTCCCGCGGACCTGGAGGCCGTCGCGCAGCACCTCCAGCGCCGGCACGCGGGCGGGCGCACCTTCTCCATCGTGGTGGTGGCGGAGGGCACGCGCATCAAGATGTCCGCGGAGCAGACCGAGCAGCTCGTCACCACGGGCGCCCTGGACGAAGCGGGCCGTCCGCGCCTGGGCGGCGTGGGCAACATCGTCGCGGCGGAGATTGAACGGCGCACCGGCTTCGAGACGCGCGTCTCCGTGCTGGGCCACATCCAGCGCGGCGGCGCCCCCACGGCGCACGACCGTGTGCTCGCCACCCGGTTCGGCGTGCATGCGTGCGACATGGTGGCCCGGGGCGAGTTCGGCAAGATGGCCGCCCTGCGCGGCAACGAAATCGTCAGCGAGCACCTGGCCGAGGCCACCCGAGAACTCAAGCGCGTGCCCAGGGAGTTCTTCGAGGTCGCGCAGGTTTTCTTCGGCTGA
- a CDS encoding DUF6310 domain-containing protein — MRILASIALLTFLSACASSAPPTGAHESRNKRVINLQRAAALPWRDDGQCVVREASQPWPVMVERCYQALDHDRIEFHDTTGRCAVASAGAAAVGIGFCVLAAPEIVVGAVIVLGVVVVAVAIKEELDAYELRHLYPEEAGAARGAKRAPRAAMTERKPKLEPEPAGQDWRPPVPPMPVDRTRHASCEPIPVKHRGGDDAHNTCADRIPPNRYPGMDVLVGGKHFDALQVGARVLWEIKTDQFDTYSVFLRDQVIEDQVAEFREDREIARNCGYGFVVGVSSAAHKKALLDLAPDLEPHLVVTECKR, encoded by the coding sequence ATGCGCATTCTCGCTAGCATCGCACTCCTGACGTTCCTTTCTGCGTGCGCCTCGTCGGCACCGCCAACGGGGGCCCACGAAAGCCGGAACAAGAGAGTCATCAATCTCCAGCGAGCGGCGGCGCTGCCCTGGAGAGACGATGGGCAGTGCGTTGTCCGAGAGGCTTCCCAGCCTTGGCCCGTGATGGTGGAGAGGTGCTATCAGGCCCTCGACCATGACCGGATTGAGTTCCACGACACCACGGGAAGGTGCGCGGTCGCCTCCGCTGGCGCCGCTGCCGTAGGAATCGGGTTCTGCGTGCTGGCGGCGCCTGAGATCGTCGTGGGTGCGGTGATCGTCCTTGGGGTGGTGGTCGTCGCCGTCGCCATCAAGGAGGAACTGGATGCATATGAGTTGCGGCACCTCTATCCCGAGGAAGCAGGCGCCGCGCGAGGAGCGAAAAGAGCGCCTCGCGCGGCCATGACGGAACGGAAGCCCAAGTTGGAACCGGAGCCAGCGGGGCAGGACTGGCGACCCCCAGTGCCGCCGATGCCTGTGGACCGGACGCGCCACGCCAGCTGCGAGCCCATTCCGGTGAAGCACCGAGGTGGCGATGACGCGCACAACACATGTGCCGATAGGATTCCGCCCAACCGTTATCCCGGCATGGACGTGCTCGTTGGCGGAAAGCACTTCGATGCGCTGCAAGTCGGCGCGCGCGTACTGTGGGAGATCAAGACCGACCAGTTCGACACGTACAGTGTCTTCCTCCGGGATCAGGTGATTGAAGATCAGGTGGCGGAGTTCAGGGAAGATCGCGAGATTGCGCGGAACTGCGGATACGGTTTCGTCGTTGGGGTGAGCAGCGCCGCGCACAAGAAAGCGCTGCTGGATCTCGCTCCCGACCTTGAACCCCATCTCGTCGTCACGGAGTGCAAACGATGA
- a CDS encoding beta-propeller fold lactonase family protein — translation MKARHPAVRRAFQRTASAATLLLGLAMGSPSQAQHFTVFESGQVRPLALSPNGQWLYAVNTPDNRLEIFQVGTSGLTHKGSVPVGLEPVAVAARTNSEVWVVNHLSDSVSVVKVDANGQGGRVTRTLLVGDEPRDIVFAGTGKKRAFITAAHRGQNAGFDPQLTTPGVGRADVWVFDSENLGTTLGGTPLTRLTLFGDTPRALAATPDGSRVYAAAFHSGNRTSVVHESLVPNGGESVGGVPGPNVNHQGIPAPEVSVIVKYNGEDWVDVLNRPWTDFVRFSLPDKDVFAISANANPPVPVSGAAGTYAGVGTILFNMAVNPVSGKVYVSNTEARNDLRFEGPGTMTGNSLRGHLHESRITVLGGPSAPSVTPRHLNTHINYAACCAATPNAESEKSLAQPTGMAVTSDGATLWVAAFGSSKLGVYATSQLESGTFTPSTANQVALTGGGPTGLVLDEARGRLYVLTRFDNAISVVNTATKTEVAHLPMFNPEPASVVQGRPFLYDARNSSSHGDSSCGSCHIFGDFDSTTWDLGNPDGDVKASYNPIVPVLPEFGTDPTFGQDTSFHPMKGPLSTQSLRGMANQGPMHWRGDRTGGDSAPSVQPNSGTFDEVAAFKQFNPAFKDLLGRGSQLTEVEMQKFSDFILQVVYPPNPIRKLDNSLTASQQAGKDFFTNTTSFFQGSCESCHRVDVNANPGEGPFKGFFGTDGRSSFDAEPLFPKVPHLRNMYQKVGMFGAAFPFGNTPADPFLGDQVRGTGFNSDGAIPTLFLFNSGFDFHPIFNQVGIPDTPAGFQAKKDMEEYMFAFETNLAPIVGQQVTLTATNAAVVGSRIDLLMARADAGECDLVAKGRAGTYEMGFRYLGSGQFKADRAALPLVPSASLRSGVAASQGVLTYTCAPPGSGQRVGIDRDLDGFLDGDERAAGTNPADPASHP, via the coding sequence ATGAAAGCCAGACACCCGGCGGTGCGCCGTGCCTTCCAGCGCACCGCGTCCGCGGCGACGCTGCTGTTGGGCCTCGCCATGGGCAGCCCGTCGCAGGCGCAGCACTTCACCGTCTTTGAAAGTGGCCAGGTGCGCCCCCTGGCCCTGTCTCCCAACGGCCAGTGGCTCTACGCCGTCAACACGCCGGACAACCGGTTGGAGATCTTTCAGGTGGGCACCAGCGGCCTCACCCACAAGGGCTCCGTGCCCGTGGGCCTGGAGCCCGTGGCCGTCGCCGCGCGCACCAACAGCGAGGTCTGGGTGGTCAACCACCTGTCCGACAGCGTCAGCGTCGTGAAGGTGGACGCGAACGGGCAGGGCGGCCGCGTGACGCGCACGCTGCTCGTGGGCGACGAGCCCCGCGACATCGTCTTCGCGGGCACCGGCAAGAAGCGCGCGTTCATCACCGCCGCGCACCGTGGGCAGAACGCCGGGTTCGACCCGCAGCTCACCACGCCGGGCGTGGGCCGCGCGGACGTCTGGGTGTTCGACTCGGAGAACCTGGGCACGACGCTGGGCGGCACGCCGCTCACCCGGCTCACGCTGTTCGGTGACACGCCTCGCGCGCTCGCGGCCACGCCGGACGGCAGCCGGGTGTACGCGGCCGCGTTCCACTCCGGCAACCGCACCTCCGTGGTGCATGAGAGCCTGGTGCCCAACGGCGGCGAGTCCGTGGGCGGCGTCCCCGGCCCCAACGTCAACCACCAGGGCATCCCCGCCCCGGAGGTCTCCGTCATCGTGAAGTACAACGGCGAGGACTGGGTGGACGTGCTCAACCGCCCGTGGACCGACTTCGTCCGCTTCTCCCTGCCGGACAAGGACGTCTTCGCCATCTCCGCCAACGCCAACCCGCCCGTGCCGGTGTCCGGCGCGGCGGGCACCTACGCGGGCGTGGGCACCATCCTGTTCAACATGGCCGTCAACCCGGTGAGCGGGAAGGTCTACGTGAGCAACACCGAAGCGCGAAACGACCTGCGCTTCGAGGGCCCCGGTACGATGACGGGCAACAGCCTGCGCGGCCACCTGCACGAAAGCCGCATCACCGTGCTGGGCGGCCCCAGCGCCCCGTCCGTCACGCCCCGCCACCTCAACACGCACATCAACTACGCGGCCTGCTGCGCGGCCACGCCCAACGCGGAGAGCGAGAAGAGCCTCGCGCAGCCCACGGGCATGGCCGTGACGTCCGACGGCGCCACGCTCTGGGTCGCCGCGTTCGGTTCGTCGAAGCTGGGCGTGTACGCCACGTCCCAGCTGGAGTCCGGCACCTTCACGCCCTCCACCGCGAACCAGGTCGCGCTGACGGGCGGCGGCCCCACCGGCCTGGTGCTGGATGAGGCCCGGGGGCGCCTGTACGTGCTCACCCGCTTCGACAACGCCATCTCCGTCGTCAACACCGCGACGAAGACGGAGGTCGCGCACCTGCCCATGTTCAACCCGGAGCCGGCCAGCGTGGTGCAGGGCCGCCCGTTCCTCTACGACGCGCGCAACAGCTCCAGCCACGGCGACTCATCCTGCGGCAGTTGCCACATCTTCGGTGACTTCGACAGCACCACCTGGGACCTGGGCAACCCGGACGGTGACGTGAAGGCGAGCTACAACCCCATCGTGCCGGTGCTGCCGGAGTTCGGCACGGACCCCACCTTCGGGCAGGACACGTCCTTCCACCCGATGAAGGGCCCCCTGTCCACGCAGAGCCTTCGCGGCATGGCCAACCAGGGCCCCATGCACTGGCGTGGAGACCGCACCGGCGGCGACAGCGCGCCCAGCGTGCAGCCCAACAGCGGCACCTTCGACGAGGTCGCGGCCTTCAAGCAGTTCAACCCCGCGTTCAAGGACCTGCTGGGCCGCGGCTCTCAGTTGACGGAGGTGGAGATGCAGAAGTTCTCCGACTTCATCCTGCAGGTCGTCTACCCGCCCAACCCCATCCGCAAGCTGGACAACTCGCTCACGGCTTCGCAGCAGGCGGGCAAGGACTTCTTCACGAACACGACCAGCTTCTTCCAGGGCTCGTGCGAGTCCTGCCACCGCGTGGACGTGAACGCGAACCCGGGCGAGGGCCCCTTCAAGGGCTTCTTCGGCACGGATGGCCGCAGCTCCTTCGACGCGGAGCCGCTGTTCCCCAAGGTCCCGCACCTGCGGAACATGTACCAGAAGGTCGGCATGTTCGGCGCCGCGTTCCCCTTCGGCAACACGCCGGCGGATCCGTTCCTGGGAGACCAGGTGCGCGGCACGGGCTTCAACAGCGACGGCGCCATCCCCACGCTGTTCCTCTTCAACAGCGGCTTCGACTTCCACCCCATCTTCAACCAGGTGGGCATCCCGGACACGCCCGCGGGCTTCCAGGCGAAGAAGGACATGGAGGAATACATGTTCGCCTTCGAGACCAACCTGGCGCCCATCGTGGGCCAGCAGGTGACGCTCACCGCGACCAACGCGGCGGTGGTGGGTTCACGCATCGACCTCTTGATGGCGCGCGCGGACGCGGGCGAGTGCGACCTGGTGGCCAAGGGCCGCGCGGGCACGTACGAGATGGGCTTCCGCTACCTGGGCAGCGGGCAGTTCAAGGCGGACCGCGCGGCGCTGCCGCTGGTGCCGTCCGCGTCGCTGCGCTCGGGCGTGGCCGCGAGCCAGGGCGTGCTGACGTACACCTGCGCGCCGCCGGGCTCCGGCCAGCGCGTGGGCATCGACCGGGACCTGGACGGCTTCCTGGATGGGGATGAGCGCGCCGCGGGCACCAACCCCGCGGACCCCGCCAGCCACCCGTAA
- a CDS encoding lytic transglycosylase domain-containing protein, protein MGRKRAVGGIEIPGWAWLVPCALVPVVLLNLGVAWLGDTQVSPLSFSFLQTKARALGAYVAHRPECVLDGHPPLEPLIEDTERRHGIPPGLLKALIQVESETRVHRISPAGAMGPGQLMPDTAAHMRVEDPFDPAPAVNASGRYLAEQLRRFRDVPLAVAAYNAGPGSVNGRVPRNGETEFYVAKVLAAYEHTRPKAPVVAKRPAAAVKAPVARKARPPDAAPKPSAAPKGKAPAKPATRPAAGNKPPAKLASATR, encoded by the coding sequence GTGGGACGCAAGCGGGCCGTGGGCGGCATCGAGATTCCGGGATGGGCGTGGCTGGTGCCGTGCGCGCTGGTGCCCGTGGTGCTGCTCAACCTGGGCGTGGCGTGGCTGGGCGACACGCAGGTGTCGCCCCTGTCCTTCTCCTTCCTCCAGACGAAGGCGCGCGCGCTGGGGGCCTACGTGGCGCACCGGCCCGAGTGCGTGCTGGACGGCCATCCCCCGCTGGAGCCGCTCATCGAGGACACGGAGCGCCGCCACGGGATTCCGCCAGGGCTCCTGAAGGCGCTCATCCAGGTGGAGTCGGAGACGCGGGTGCACCGCATCTCGCCCGCGGGGGCCATGGGGCCCGGGCAGCTCATGCCGGACACGGCGGCGCACATGCGGGTGGAGGACCCCTTCGACCCGGCGCCGGCCGTCAACGCGAGCGGGCGCTACCTGGCCGAACAGCTTCGAAGGTTCCGCGACGTGCCCCTCGCGGTGGCCGCGTACAACGCGGGCCCGGGCTCGGTGAACGGGCGCGTGCCGCGCAACGGGGAGACGGAGTTCTACGTGGCCAAGGTGCTCGCGGCCTATGAGCACACGCGGCCGAAGGCGCCGGTCGTGGCGAAGCGCCCGGCCGCCGCCGTGAAGGCCCCCGTCGCGCGGAAGGCCCGTCCGCCGGATGCGGCACCGAAGCCGTCCGCGGCACCGAAGGGGAAGGCGCCCGCGAAGCCCGCGACCCGTCCGGCCGCGGGCAACAAGCCCCCCGCCAAGCTCGCCTCCGCGACGCGTTGA
- a CDS encoding DUF5953 family protein codes for MSMQARLHFAVYAPELVADDGRTPAVVHGIERALPGLRLEWEIGKGGRPVELPRRDAWLAEAATRGRFPMLCNGDESSPVTISGLRTPPSQAPGGQALLDIHARLPLDATVTAAAANVLEGIAEGARAFWGHVSPEGYGSEVAQQLRGSAHGSERSPRGLPMLTPPARLRSPEIPQWLGWLNFWSAAAARAIGFPERALDADLLGRARRTASGGWVVQLTDAPLDYDNPAHLETLKRTYERFPEIGGRSAP; via the coding sequence ATGAGCATGCAGGCTCGTCTCCATTTCGCGGTCTACGCGCCTGAACTCGTAGCTGACGATGGCCGCACACCCGCTGTTGTCCATGGAATCGAGCGGGCCCTTCCAGGTTTGCGCCTGGAGTGGGAAATCGGGAAGGGCGGGCGCCCGGTCGAATTACCGCGGCGCGATGCCTGGCTCGCCGAGGCGGCAACACGCGGGAGGTTCCCGATGCTGTGCAATGGCGACGAGAGTTCCCCCGTGACGATTAGCGGGTTGAGAACGCCTCCGAGTCAGGCCCCAGGCGGTCAGGCACTGCTCGATATCCATGCGAGGCTTCCGCTGGATGCGACCGTTACCGCGGCAGCAGCGAATGTGCTGGAGGGCATCGCCGAAGGCGCTCGTGCGTTCTGGGGGCATGTATCGCCGGAGGGCTATGGTTCGGAAGTCGCGCAGCAGTTGCGCGGCTCGGCTCACGGGTCGGAGCGCTCACCCCGTGGGCTTCCCATGCTCACCCCTCCAGCGCGACTCCGCTCGCCCGAGATTCCTCAGTGGCTGGGGTGGCTGAACTTCTGGTCCGCCGCTGCCGCACGTGCCATCGGGTTTCCCGAACGTGCTCTTGACGCAGACTTGCTTGGGCGGGCGCGGCGTACGGCATCGGGGGGCTGGGTCGTGCAGCTCACGGATGCACCGCTCGACTACGACAATCCTGCCCACCTGGAGACGCTCAAGCGGACGTACGAGCGCTTTCCAGAGATCGGCGGACGTTCGGCGCCTTGA
- a CDS encoding alpha/beta fold hydrolase: MASETQTGRISGSFLTTRDGTQLYFKDWGPRDGQPVVFSHGWPLTSDAFEDQMLFLSERGYRTIAHDRRGHGRSSQPWDGHDMDTYADDLAALTSALDLRKAVHVGHSTGGGEVARYIGRHGTGRVAKAVLISAVPPIMLKTDWHPNGLPMKVFDDIRAGVRGDRSSFFKELSLAFYGFNRPGAKVSEGLRESFCLQGAMGSLKAEYDCVKAFSETDFRADLARFDVPTLVMHGDDDQIVPIDGGGRITATLVKGAKLQVFPSFSHGMCSVNKDVINGALLAFLKE, encoded by the coding sequence ATGGCCAGCGAAACGCAGACGGGGCGGATTTCCGGCAGCTTCCTCACCACGCGCGATGGCACGCAGCTGTACTTCAAGGACTGGGGTCCCCGGGACGGGCAGCCCGTCGTCTTCTCGCACGGCTGGCCGCTCACGTCCGACGCCTTCGAGGACCAGATGCTGTTCCTGTCCGAGCGGGGCTACCGCACCATCGCCCATGACCGCCGGGGACACGGGCGCTCGTCGCAGCCGTGGGATGGCCACGACATGGACACGTATGCGGACGACCTCGCGGCGCTGACCTCCGCGCTGGACCTGCGCAAGGCCGTCCACGTGGGCCACTCCACGGGCGGGGGGGAGGTGGCGCGCTACATCGGGCGCCATGGCACCGGGCGCGTAGCGAAGGCGGTGCTCATCAGCGCCGTGCCGCCCATCATGCTTAAAACAGACTGGCACCCCAACGGCCTGCCCATGAAGGTCTTCGACGACATTCGCGCGGGCGTGCGCGGGGACCGCTCCAGCTTCTTCAAGGAGCTGAGCCTGGCGTTCTACGGCTTCAACCGGCCAGGCGCGAAGGTGTCGGAAGGGCTGCGCGAGAGCTTCTGCCTCCAGGGGGCGATGGGGAGCCTCAAGGCCGAGTACGACTGCGTGAAGGCCTTCTCCGAGACGGACTTCCGCGCGGACCTGGCCCGCTTCGACGTGCCCACGCTGGTGATGCACGGCGATGACGACCAGATCGTCCCCATCGACGGCGGGGGGCGTATCACCGCCACGCTCGTGAAGGGCGCGAAGCTCCAGGTCTTCCCGAGCTTCAGCCACGGCATGTGCTCCGTCAACAAGGACGTCATCAACGGAGCACTGCTGGCCTTCCTGAAGGAATAG
- a CDS encoding glucosamine-6-phosphate deaminase, with protein MDLRVFQTEQEAATTCAARIAEAVRHTPELVLGLVTGRSPLNVYRSLVELAARGALDLSRATTFNVDEFLGLPPEDAGSFRAYMDRHLFRHVNLSTERIHFFDGCAPDAEAECARYDAALAAAGGLDLLLLGVGPNGHIAFNEPGEVLTATSHRARLSRETRLSHVMAFGDDPSKVPMAALTLGMAAVLQARKVVVLAFGVNKAAAVTAMVHGPLTPRWPASFLQLHRDVELWLDTGAASGLHGRKLEAAGT; from the coding sequence ATGGACCTACGGGTGTTCCAGACGGAGCAGGAGGCGGCCACCACCTGCGCGGCGCGAATCGCCGAGGCGGTGCGTCACACGCCGGAGCTGGTGCTGGGGCTCGTCACGGGGCGCTCGCCGCTCAACGTGTACCGGAGCCTCGTGGAGCTGGCGGCCCGGGGGGCGCTGGACCTGTCGCGGGCCACGACCTTCAACGTGGACGAGTTCCTGGGCCTGCCGCCCGAGGACGCCGGCAGCTTCCGCGCGTACATGGACCGGCACCTGTTCCGGCATGTGAATCTGTCAACGGAGCGGATCCACTTCTTCGACGGGTGCGCGCCGGACGCGGAGGCGGAATGCGCGCGCTATGACGCGGCGCTCGCGGCGGCCGGAGGGCTGGACCTGCTGCTGTTGGGCGTGGGCCCCAACGGGCACATCGCCTTCAACGAACCGGGCGAGGTGCTGACGGCCACGAGCCACCGCGCGCGCCTGTCGCGGGAGACGCGGCTGTCTCACGTGATGGCGTTCGGGGATGATCCATCGAAGGTGCCCATGGCGGCGCTGACGCTGGGCATGGCGGCGGTGCTCCAGGCGCGCAAGGTGGTGGTGCTGGCGTTCGGCGTGAACAAGGCCGCGGCGGTGACGGCGATGGTGCACGGGCCGCTCACGCCCCGGTGGCCCGCGTCGTTCCTCCAGCTCCACCGCGACGTGGAGCTGTGGCTGGACACGGGCGCGGCGAGCGGCCTGCACGGGCGCAAGCTGGAAGCAGCCGGGACCTGA
- a CDS encoding DMP19 family protein: MSGKDTRLPRASVEALPVEERLWRLMEPAWGHDAVEGTHGQQVLALTTFFIRDIGNGGLDQALYNFAPSSVEFVLRSFEELGAAEHVALVRRGVDVLFGSRPPGTLEARRRILDTKPRAWIDAHLGLLSEQLQGEEKLEACFLRYIDSHPSEFFRD; this comes from the coding sequence GTGTCTGGGAAGGATACGCGGCTGCCGCGTGCGAGCGTCGAAGCGCTTCCGGTGGAGGAGCGGCTGTGGCGGCTCATGGAGCCTGCCTGGGGACATGACGCTGTCGAAGGAACGCACGGCCAACAGGTGCTGGCCCTCACAACCTTCTTCATCCGGGACATCGGAAACGGTGGGTTGGATCAGGCCCTTTACAACTTCGCTCCTTCCTCGGTGGAGTTCGTCCTGCGGAGTTTCGAGGAACTTGGCGCCGCCGAGCATGTCGCTCTGGTGAGAAGGGGAGTCGACGTGCTCTTTGGCTCGCGCCCTCCCGGAACGCTCGAGGCGCGACGGCGCATCCTCGACACGAAGCCGCGAGCGTGGATCGACGCGCATCTCGGCCTACTGAGCGAACAGCTCCAGGGGGAGGAGAAGCTTGAGGCCTGTTTTCTTCGCTATATCGACTCGCACCCCTCCGAGTTCTTCCGGGACTGA